One Desulfatitalea tepidiphila genomic region harbors:
- a CDS encoding DVU_1551 family NTP transferase, whose translation MNAGNLSAIVLSAGFSKRMGRFKPLMQLGATTVVERVVDLYRTAGIDDVCVVVGYRGDEVVAALGSSGVRCVINPDYEKGMFSSVMAGVRALPEGCSGFFVHPVDLPLVRTATVKALAEEFSTFPDAIHHPCFDGRRGHPLLLPVALAAELADWRGEGGLRAFWAEGSRSMRDVPVADQGILLDLDTEEDYQRMAARLEREDIPTDRECRALMVQVHRMPEAVRRHCDAVAAVAIELASALARAGVSLDLDLVRSAARVHDVARDQPDHAATGARLLEDLGFPRLASVVRVHMDLEVGPNPIPDEAAVVFLADKLVVGHRLADLGERFERKLSKYGTDPQAVAAIERRKRSALAIQAAVERITGLGIQIILQHVDTDGGTIQ comes from the coding sequence ATGAATGCCGGCAATCTCTCGGCGATCGTCCTGTCCGCCGGATTTTCCAAGCGAATGGGGCGTTTCAAGCCGCTGATGCAACTGGGTGCGACGACGGTCGTGGAGCGGGTCGTGGATCTGTATCGGACCGCCGGTATCGACGATGTTTGCGTGGTGGTGGGATACAGGGGGGATGAGGTGGTTGCCGCCCTGGGCTCCAGTGGGGTGCGCTGCGTCATCAATCCTGACTATGAAAAAGGAATGTTTTCGTCGGTGATGGCCGGTGTGCGGGCACTGCCGGAGGGTTGCAGCGGATTTTTCGTCCATCCCGTGGATCTTCCCCTGGTTCGGACGGCCACCGTGAAGGCGCTTGCCGAAGAATTTTCGACCTTTCCCGACGCCATCCATCATCCGTGCTTCGATGGCCGGCGGGGGCATCCCCTGCTGCTGCCCGTGGCATTGGCCGCCGAGTTGGCCGATTGGCGGGGGGAGGGGGGCTTGCGGGCCTTCTGGGCAGAGGGGAGCCGGTCGATGCGGGATGTGCCGGTGGCCGACCAGGGCATCTTGCTGGACCTCGATACCGAAGAAGATTACCAAAGGATGGCGGCGCGATTGGAACGAGAGGATATTCCCACGGACCGGGAGTGCCGCGCGCTCATGGTGCAGGTGCATCGGATGCCCGAAGCGGTCCGGCGCCACTGCGACGCCGTGGCTGCGGTCGCCATCGAATTGGCATCGGCCCTGGCACGCGCAGGCGTTTCCCTGGACCTCGACCTGGTGCGCAGTGCCGCCCGGGTGCACGATGTCGCCCGCGACCAACCCGATCACGCTGCCACCGGCGCGCGGCTGCTGGAAGATCTCGGATTCCCGAGGTTGGCCTCGGTCGTGCGGGTACACATGGACCTGGAGGTCGGGCCGAACCCTATTCCCGACGAAGCCGCAGTCGTCTTCCTGGCGGATAAACTGGTGGTCGGCCACCGGCTGGCGGATCTGGGCGAGCGTTTCGAACGGAAATTGTCCAAGTACGGAACAGATCCTCAGGCCGTGGCGGCCATCGAGAGGCGCAAGCGGTCGGCGCTGGCAATCCAGGCGGCCGTCGAACGCATCACCGGCCTCGGCATCCAGATTATCCTGCAACATGTGGATACCGATGGGGGCACGATCCAATGA
- a CDS encoding histidine phosphatase family protein: protein MTAKRDAEGGDRTIYLLRHGELLQPSGGKHYIGRSDLALSPVGMHQARQWQAFFSEAGLSDVFCSDLQRSVQTARIIAESRRLEVIALPELREVDLGAWEGLAFETVRATDPHAYANRGMDPAGYRPPSGESFADLQSRVMPAFERIATQCTGSPLIVAHAGVNRVILCHLLGMPLNHLFRIGQDPAGLNIIEARAGGFRVRAVNLPVAWRLPRDGESAGSTSSS, encoded by the coding sequence ATGACTGCGAAACGAGACGCCGAAGGCGGGGACCGGACGATCTATCTGTTGCGCCATGGGGAACTGTTGCAGCCATCCGGCGGCAAGCACTATATCGGTCGCAGCGATCTTGCCCTGAGCCCTGTCGGCATGCACCAGGCCCGTCAATGGCAGGCGTTTTTCAGCGAGGCTGGTCTTTCCGACGTATTTTGCAGCGATCTGCAACGCTCTGTGCAGACGGCGCGGATTATCGCCGAGAGCCGCCGCCTGGAAGTCATCGCGCTGCCCGAGCTGCGCGAGGTGGACCTGGGGGCCTGGGAAGGACTCGCGTTCGAGACCGTGCGCGCGACAGATCCCCATGCCTATGCGAATCGCGGTATGGATCCGGCCGGGTACCGGCCGCCGTCCGGCGAATCGTTTGCCGATCTCCAGTCCCGGGTGATGCCGGCCTTCGAGCGCATTGCGACCCAATGCACCGGAAGCCCCCTGATTGTCGCTCATGCCGGCGTCAATCGGGTGATCCTCTGCCATCTGCTCGGAATGCCCCTGAACCATCTTTTTCGAATCGGCCAGGACCCTGCGGGGCTGAACATCATCGAAGCGCGGGCCGGTGGATTTCGGGTGCGGGCCGTCAACCTGCCCGTAGCGTGGCGGCTGCCGAGGGACGGTGAATCCGCCGGCTCAACAAGTTCATCCTGA
- a CDS encoding substrate-binding domain-containing protein: MRHAIFPKKTWVIFGIFVSFATLAFARGECTQIYGDGAVTIRLATGSPGELGLIEVLAKAFNKTHDTRLCWNKAGSGASLKLLKDKAVDFIMVHAPAAEKQAVAEGWATKRHLIGSNEFFIVGPENDPAGISSATSAADAYARIARAKAPFFSRGDNSGTHKKELAIWSKAAIEPSGDWYLTTLTFMMATLKMADEKQGYFMTDSSTWVAARKELKNLKVLFRGDPFLINTYHTLCQPSGATPGQALAAAFIDFVISDQGQKIIREYGAELYGEGLYNDAEYARQYDH, from the coding sequence ATGCGTCATGCCATTTTTCCCAAGAAGACCTGGGTCATTTTTGGAATTTTCGTTTCATTCGCCACCCTTGCGTTTGCCCGGGGGGAGTGTACCCAGATATATGGCGACGGTGCGGTCACCATTCGCCTGGCGACAGGCAGCCCCGGTGAATTGGGGTTGATCGAGGTTCTGGCCAAGGCGTTCAACAAGACTCACGACACCCGCCTGTGTTGGAACAAGGCCGGTTCAGGCGCATCCTTGAAATTGCTGAAGGATAAAGCGGTCGATTTTATCATGGTACATGCACCGGCCGCGGAAAAGCAGGCCGTGGCCGAGGGATGGGCGACCAAGCGCCACCTGATCGGGTCCAATGAATTTTTCATCGTGGGGCCCGAAAACGATCCTGCCGGTATTTCATCTGCAACGAGCGCTGCCGACGCCTATGCCAGGATCGCCCGGGCAAAGGCCCCGTTTTTCTCCCGCGGCGACAATTCCGGGACCCATAAAAAAGAGCTGGCCATTTGGTCAAAAGCGGCCATCGAACCCTCGGGGGACTGGTATCTGACGACCCTTACCTTCATGATGGCGACCCTGAAAATGGCGGATGAAAAGCAAGGATACTTCATGACCGACAGCAGCACCTGGGTGGCGGCCAGGAAGGAGTTGAAAAACTTGAAGGTTTTGTTTCGGGGCGACCCTTTCCTGATCAACACCTACCACACGCTGTGCCAACCTTCGGGCGCGACCCCCGGCCAGGCATTGGCGGCGGCTTTCATCGACTTCGTGATCTCTGACCAGGGTCAGAAAATCATCAGGGAATACGGCGCCGAATTATATGGCGAAGGCCTGTACAACGATGCTGAATACGCCCGCCAGTACGATCATTGA
- a CDS encoding PadR family transcriptional regulator, producing the protein MSRNTKRPRHPGSKKAERYIQPSILLALKSKASYGYELIQEISKFGFVEGQAPPGMIYRHLRELEENGWVVSQWETEGAGPAKRVYQITPEGLDVLSYWIDYMNSQAEKLLKFIASFQNASQKEN; encoded by the coding sequence ATGTCAAGAAATACAAAAAGACCCCGACACCCCGGATCGAAAAAAGCGGAGCGATACATCCAGCCTTCTATTTTACTGGCCCTGAAAAGCAAGGCGTCCTACGGCTATGAGCTGATCCAGGAGATATCCAAATTCGGCTTCGTTGAAGGCCAGGCGCCGCCGGGCATGATCTATCGCCACTTAAGGGAGCTGGAAGAAAATGGTTGGGTCGTGTCGCAGTGGGAGACCGAAGGGGCGGGTCCCGCCAAACGGGTCTACCAGATTACCCCGGAAGGTTTGGACGTGTTGTCGTACTGGATCGACTACATGAACAGCCAGGCGGAAAAGCTATTGAAATTTATCGCGTCGTTCCAAAACGCATCGCAAAAAGAAAATTGA
- a CDS encoding amino acid kinase family protein, whose protein sequence is MGKLIKEEPEKGRLHIDSPLMGESLVSKELLKRTESAEYFRMHPDINVIKIGGQSIMDRGGKALFPILDALIKAKDKHKILLMTGGGTRARHVYNIGVDLGMPTGVLSKLGDKVSWQNAEMLSVLLAKHGGVKIGHGDNLEQLTMFCRLGYMPITYGIPPYGFFEHPAEHGSIPPHRTDCGAFLLAENIGARSLIFLKDEKGLFDRDPKKVPESERAGLPFFSRISARELIDLDLDDLIVERPLLTLLQRAKCLKELQIIDALRHPEHILDALEGKHVGTIIYKDED, encoded by the coding sequence ATGGGCAAATTAATAAAGGAAGAACCGGAAAAGGGAAGACTCCATATCGATTCGCCGCTGATGGGGGAGTCGTTGGTGAGCAAGGAATTACTCAAACGGACCGAGTCAGCCGAATACTTCCGCATGCACCCGGATATCAATGTGATCAAGATCGGCGGGCAGAGCATCATGGACCGCGGCGGCAAGGCGCTGTTTCCGATCCTCGACGCATTGATCAAGGCCAAGGACAAACACAAGATTCTTCTCATGACCGGGGGCGGCACCCGGGCACGGCACGTCTATAATATCGGCGTGGATCTGGGAATGCCCACCGGTGTCCTTTCCAAATTGGGCGACAAAGTCTCCTGGCAGAATGCGGAGATGCTCTCGGTTCTATTGGCGAAACACGGCGGCGTTAAAATCGGTCACGGCGATAACCTGGAGCAGTTGACCATGTTTTGCCGTTTGGGATACATGCCGATCACCTACGGCATTCCACCCTATGGTTTCTTTGAACATCCCGCCGAGCACGGATCCATACCACCACACCGCACCGATTGCGGCGCGTTCCTGCTGGCCGAAAACATCGGTGCCCGTTCGTTGATATTTCTCAAGGATGAAAAGGGGCTCTTCGACAGGGACCCCAAAAAAGTTCCCGAATCCGAGCGTGCCGGCCTGCCTTTTTTCAGCCGCATTTCGGCGCGGGAACTGATCGATCTGGATTTGGACGACTTGATCGTCGAGCGCCCGCTATTGACCTTGTTGCAACGCGCCAAGTGTCTGAAAGAGCTTCAAATCATCGACGCGTTAAGACACCCCGAGCACATCCTGGATGCACTCGAGGGCAAGCATGTCGGCACCATCATTTACAAAGATGAAGACTGA
- a CDS encoding winged helix-turn-helix domain-containing protein, whose translation MIIDALDGNRQPVVRLHLWLETENGIFFGLGRLKLLEQIQAGKSLSGAAKAMGMSYRAAWGKVRKTEQVLGVALIEKKAGNKAGYQITEAGSQLVVCFRRWFREVEAYALSRAKELLPCDPIAFEEPSDADPSHV comes from the coding sequence ATGATCATCGATGCACTGGATGGTAACCGACAACCCGTGGTGCGCCTGCATTTGTGGTTGGAAACAGAGAATGGCATTTTTTTCGGCCTGGGAAGGCTGAAGCTTCTGGAACAGATCCAAGCCGGGAAATCCCTGAGCGGCGCGGCCAAGGCCATGGGCATGAGTTATCGCGCGGCCTGGGGAAAAGTGAGAAAAACCGAGCAGGTGTTGGGCGTCGCGCTGATCGAAAAAAAAGCCGGCAACAAAGCCGGGTACCAGATCACAGAAGCAGGTTCACAGTTGGTCGTCTGCTTCCGCCGTTGGTTCCGGGAGGTCGAAGCGTATGCCCTGTCTCGGGCCAAGGAACTGTTGCCATGTGACCCGATCGCCTTTGAAGAGCCTTCCGACGCAGATCCGTCACACGTCTAG
- the fdnG gene encoding formate dehydrogenase-N subunit alpha produces the protein MQVNRRDFMKVSGAGVVGLSMLQLGVDVRPVRAYADTLKIEGAKEVVTICPFCSVSCHVISHVKDGKLVSTEGDPDYPINQGALCAKGASMLSMTRNEHRLTKPLYRAPGSTRWEEKSWDWTLEQIAQRVKKVRDKDLILKDTKGRTVNRLESMFFIGTSHADNEECAAAHQMARALGIVYLDHQARTUHSPTVAALGESFGRGAMTNHWIDLKNADAFLIMGSNAAEHHPISFKWVLQAKDKGAVVIHVDPKFSRTSARSNFHVPLRSGTDIAFLGGMIKYIIDNEKYFKEYVVEYTNASLLVNKDFGFNDGLFSGFDAQKRQYDKTSWSFQLDGNGVPKRDKSLQDPSCVFQLLKKHYARYTLDKVSAITGVSEENLLKVYEAYSVTGTGTKAGTVMYALGWTQHTVGVQNIRSACMIQLLLGNIGIPGGGVNALRGEPNVQGSTDHALLYHILPGYMATPMVDWQTLADYHKANTPVTKDPKSANWWQNKPKYVVSLLKGWYGEKATADNDFCYDFLPKLEKGVDYSYMYLFDQMYQGKVRGGFIFGLNPMNTLANSHKARAAMDRLDWVVTSELHHSETTDNWHRPGVDPKSIKTEYFLLPSAHRIEKEGTISNSGRWLLWHHKAIEPAGEAKNFGFMLVGMMNKIREKYVKEGGKLPEAVTYLDWPASYDAEEWTRRINGFFLADAKAGNKEYKKGQLVPSFGFLAADGTTSSLNWLYTGSFTEEDGNKSKRRDPKQTPMQEKIGLYPNWSWCWPVNRRIIYNRASVDPNGKPWNPDKALIAWEDGKWVGDVPDGPWPPMADEKGKYPFIMHVHGFSQIFGPGRVDGPFPEHYEPVETPVSSHPFSGQLNNPMYKFVSSDLDKLAKPADPAYPIVLTTYSLTEHWCGGGETRNVPNLLEAEPQLYVEMSPELAKEKGIQNGDGVIVENVRGKVEAIAMVTVRIRPFQVQGKTVHLIGMPFCFGWTTPKCGDSTNRLTPSVADPNTTIFELKACLVNVRKAAQLTEIA, from the coding sequence ATGCAAGTCAATCGACGTGACTTTATGAAGGTGAGCGGGGCGGGAGTCGTCGGCCTGTCCATGCTCCAACTGGGCGTGGACGTCAGGCCCGTGCGGGCCTATGCCGACACGCTCAAGATCGAAGGCGCCAAGGAGGTCGTCACCATTTGTCCATTCTGCTCGGTGAGTTGCCACGTCATCTCCCATGTCAAGGACGGCAAACTGGTCAGCACCGAAGGCGACCCGGATTATCCCATCAATCAAGGCGCCCTGTGCGCCAAGGGCGCCTCCATGCTCTCCATGACCCGTAACGAGCATCGCCTGACCAAACCCCTTTACCGGGCACCGGGCAGCACCCGGTGGGAGGAAAAGAGCTGGGATTGGACCTTGGAACAGATTGCCCAGCGCGTCAAGAAGGTGCGCGACAAGGACCTGATCCTCAAGGACACCAAGGGCAGGACCGTCAACCGGCTGGAGTCCATGTTCTTCATCGGTACCTCGCACGCCGACAACGAGGAGTGCGCTGCGGCCCACCAGATGGCGCGCGCACTGGGCATCGTCTATCTCGACCATCAGGCCCGTACCTGACACAGCCCCACTGTTGCGGCTCTGGGAGAGTCGTTCGGACGCGGGGCAATGACGAACCACTGGATCGATCTTAAAAACGCCGATGCCTTCCTCATCATGGGCAGCAATGCTGCCGAGCACCACCCCATCTCCTTCAAATGGGTCCTTCAAGCCAAAGACAAAGGGGCCGTGGTCATCCACGTGGATCCCAAATTTTCGCGCACATCCGCTCGTTCCAATTTTCACGTCCCCTTGCGGTCGGGCACCGACATCGCCTTTCTGGGCGGTATGATCAAGTACATCATCGACAACGAAAAGTACTTCAAAGAGTATGTCGTCGAATACACCAACGCCTCGTTACTGGTGAACAAGGACTTCGGGTTCAACGACGGCCTGTTCAGCGGTTTTGACGCCCAAAAGCGCCAGTATGACAAAACGAGTTGGTCGTTCCAGCTCGATGGCAACGGGGTTCCCAAGCGCGACAAGAGCCTGCAGGATCCTTCCTGCGTGTTTCAGCTGCTCAAGAAGCACTACGCACGCTACACCCTGGACAAAGTTTCCGCCATCACCGGCGTTTCGGAAGAGAATCTGCTCAAGGTCTACGAGGCTTACAGCGTCACAGGCACGGGCACCAAGGCCGGCACGGTGATGTATGCCCTGGGCTGGACCCAGCACACCGTGGGCGTGCAGAACATCCGATCGGCCTGTATGATCCAATTGCTGCTCGGCAACATCGGCATCCCCGGAGGCGGGGTCAACGCCCTGCGCGGCGAGCCCAATGTCCAGGGCTCCACCGACCACGCCCTGCTCTACCACATTCTGCCCGGCTACATGGCGACACCCATGGTCGACTGGCAGACTCTGGCCGACTACCACAAGGCCAACACGCCGGTCACCAAGGATCCCAAGAGCGCCAACTGGTGGCAGAACAAGCCCAAGTACGTGGTCAGCCTGCTCAAGGGCTGGTATGGAGAAAAGGCCACCGCCGACAACGATTTTTGCTATGATTTTTTGCCCAAACTCGAAAAGGGCGTGGACTACTCCTACATGTATCTTTTCGATCAGATGTACCAGGGCAAGGTGCGCGGCGGGTTCATCTTCGGTCTCAACCCCATGAACACCCTGGCCAACTCCCACAAGGCACGCGCCGCCATGGACCGCCTGGACTGGGTCGTCACCTCCGAACTGCACCACAGCGAAACCACCGACAACTGGCACCGGCCGGGCGTCGATCCCAAGTCGATCAAGACCGAGTACTTCCTCCTTCCCTCGGCGCACCGCATCGAAAAGGAGGGCACGATCAGCAATAGCGGCCGCTGGCTGCTCTGGCACCACAAGGCCATCGAGCCGGCGGGCGAGGCCAAAAACTTCGGTTTCATGCTCGTGGGGATGATGAACAAGATCCGCGAAAAGTACGTCAAAGAGGGCGGCAAGCTGCCCGAGGCCGTCACCTATCTCGATTGGCCGGCGAGCTATGACGCCGAAGAGTGGACCCGCCGCATCAACGGCTTCTTCCTGGCCGACGCCAAGGCTGGTAACAAAGAATACAAAAAGGGCCAGCTCGTGCCCAGTTTCGGCTTCCTGGCGGCGGACGGCACCACCTCGAGCCTCAACTGGCTCTATACCGGCAGCTTTACCGAGGAAGATGGCAACAAGTCCAAACGCCGCGATCCCAAACAGACGCCCATGCAGGAGAAAATCGGTCTCTACCCCAACTGGTCCTGGTGCTGGCCGGTCAACCGCCGCATCATTTACAACCGCGCCTCGGTGGACCCCAACGGCAAACCCTGGAACCCGGACAAGGCCCTCATCGCCTGGGAAGACGGCAAATGGGTCGGCGATGTGCCCGACGGCCCGTGGCCGCCAATGGCCGACGAGAAGGGCAAGTACCCGTTTATCATGCATGTTCATGGCTTCAGCCAGATCTTCGGCCCCGGCCGCGTCGATGGTCCTTTCCCAGAGCACTACGAGCCGGTGGAAACCCCGGTGTCTTCACATCCCTTCTCCGGCCAGCTGAACAACCCGATGTACAAGTTCGTCTCCAGCGACTTGGACAAACTGGCCAAGCCGGCCGATCCCGCCTATCCCATCGTGCTGACCACCTACAGCCTCACCGAGCACTGGTGCGGCGGCGGGGAGACGCGCAATGTGCCCAACCTGCTCGAGGCCGAACCCCAGCTCTACGTGGAGATGAGCCCCGAACTGGCCAAGGAAAAGGGGATTCAGAACGGCGACGGCGTGATCGTGGAGAACGTGCGGGGCAAGGTCGAGGCGATTGCCATGGTGACGGTCCGCATCCGGCCGTTCCAGGTCCAGGGCAAGACCGTGCACCTTATCGGCATGCCGTTCTGCTTCGGCTGGACCACCCCCAAATGCGGCGATTCGACCAACCGTCTCACCCCGTCGGTGGCCGATCCCAACACGACCATTTTTGAACTCAAGGCGTGCCTGGTCAATGTGCGCAAGGCTGCCCAGTTGACCGAGATCGCCTGA
- a CDS encoding 4Fe-4S dicluster domain-containing protein — MSKAFFIDTSRCTACRGCQIACKEWKELPANPTKQRGSHQNPPDLNPNNYKVVRFSEYLEDNRIHWNFFPDQCRHCLEPPCKAEADNYEEGAVVQDTATGAVVFTDKTRKISGEGFESMRSACPYDIPRRDPATGLISKCNMCHERVVRGLLPACVKACPTGAMNFGERADMLLLAEQRLADLRKDYPKAMLADPEDVSVIYLLVDAPENYHENSVAHRFQPPMDRKIFLSMLGRPLRRSVGAILKL; from the coding sequence ATGTCCAAGGCATTTTTCATAGATACCTCGCGCTGCACGGCCTGCCGCGGCTGCCAGATCGCCTGCAAGGAGTGGAAGGAGCTGCCGGCCAATCCCACCAAACAACGGGGCAGCCATCAGAATCCACCCGACCTCAACCCCAACAACTACAAGGTCGTTCGTTTCAGCGAATACCTGGAAGACAATCGGATCCATTGGAACTTTTTCCCGGATCAATGCCGGCACTGCCTCGAACCGCCTTGCAAGGCAGAGGCCGACAATTACGAAGAGGGCGCCGTGGTTCAGGACACGGCCACCGGCGCAGTTGTTTTTACGGATAAAACACGGAAGATTTCCGGCGAGGGATTCGAGAGCATGCGCTCGGCCTGCCCCTACGATATTCCCCGCCGCGACCCGGCCACAGGCCTGATCAGCAAGTGCAACATGTGCCACGAGCGGGTCGTACGCGGCCTTCTGCCGGCCTGCGTCAAGGCCTGCCCCACGGGCGCCATGAATTTCGGCGAACGGGCGGACATGCTCCTCCTGGCCGAGCAGCGTCTGGCGGATCTTCGCAAGGATTACCCCAAGGCGATGCTGGCCGACCCCGAAGATGTCAGCGTCATCTACCTGCTCGTCGACGCTCCCGAAAACTATCACGAAAACAGCGTGGCCCATCGATTCCAGCCGCCCATGGACCGCAAGATATTCCTTTCCATGCTGGGACGTCCGCTGCGCAGAAGCGTTGGCGCCATCCTCAAACTCTGA
- a CDS encoding formate dehydrogenase accessory protein FdhE produces the protein MPPAIPAVAEVEQRIDRVVETIAAKRPMLQSVVQPFADLYKERARLVCSLRAELNTPALDDFGGRLDDGAPLLSSLSLGILEPALSRAFVALMPVLKTGFPAMAGDFDRIMAAHGRGGLDLVTLADIYLGRTVTSHSDHPDEPPALGFVIHMALSAVLQALAPLLRAQIQEDSWHHGFCPICGSLPAISYLSKAEPLGSEYLVGGGGQRYLHCVLCGHDWRVHRNLCAVCEKEDTEMKLYFTVPEEPGERIDVCHHCHHYLPCIDLRETGTLPHLDTACVSLAHLDMLAQEKGYTPMVLMPWNTFQ, from the coding sequence ATGCCGCCTGCCATTCCAGCTGTCGCCGAAGTCGAACAACGCATCGACCGAGTGGTCGAAACCATTGCGGCCAAACGGCCCATGCTGCAGAGCGTGGTACAGCCGTTTGCCGACCTTTACAAAGAAAGGGCCCGCCTGGTCTGCAGCTTGAGAGCAGAGTTGAACACGCCAGCCCTCGATGACTTCGGCGGCCGACTGGACGACGGCGCGCCTCTGCTTTCCAGCCTCTCTTTGGGCATCCTCGAGCCGGCATTGAGCCGTGCCTTCGTTGCCTTGATGCCTGTCTTGAAAACGGGCTTTCCGGCCATGGCCGGCGACTTCGACCGTATCATGGCCGCCCATGGCCGCGGCGGCCTGGACCTCGTGACCCTGGCCGATATCTATCTGGGGCGCACCGTCACATCCCATTCGGATCACCCGGACGAACCGCCGGCCCTCGGATTCGTCATCCATATGGCACTTTCGGCCGTGCTCCAGGCCCTGGCGCCCCTCTTGCGTGCCCAAATTCAGGAAGACTCATGGCATCACGGCTTTTGCCCCATTTGTGGATCGTTGCCCGCCATCAGTTACCTATCCAAGGCCGAGCCATTGGGCTCCGAGTATCTGGTGGGCGGCGGCGGCCAGCGCTATCTGCACTGTGTCCTGTGTGGACACGATTGGCGGGTGCACCGCAACTTGTGCGCGGTCTGCGAAAAAGAAGATACCGAGATGAAGCTGTACTTCACCGTGCCGGAAGAACCCGGAGAGCGGATCGATGTCTGCCACCATTGCCACCACTATCTTCCGTGCATCGATCTGCGGGAAACAGGCACGTTGCCCCACCTGGACACCGCCTGCGTGAGCCTGGCCCATTTGGACATGCTCGCCCAGGAAAAAGGGTATACCCCAATGGTCCTCATGCCGTGGAATACCTTTCAGTAG
- a CDS encoding FmdE family protein, giving the protein MRIAGKVHPTGDWVRDSKGTTHCFDAFMERITAFHGYPAPGLVIGGKMVDLALSAMPSGCLFDAIAETGHCLPDAIQMLTPCTAGNGWLKVMDLGRFALALYDKYSGIGVRVFIHTHKVAAWKEIDSWFFKRKPKAEQDSGALLREIRQAGEKILQMETIRVQPRLMVKDSVGTRGICPQCGESYPLKHGSACRACQGLSPYTTA; this is encoded by the coding sequence ATGAGAATCGCAGGGAAGGTCCATCCCACAGGTGATTGGGTCCGGGATTCCAAGGGCACAACCCACTGCTTTGATGCCTTCATGGAGCGGATCACCGCTTTCCATGGGTATCCGGCGCCTGGGCTCGTCATTGGCGGCAAGATGGTCGATCTGGCGCTCAGCGCCATGCCATCCGGCTGCCTGTTCGACGCTATCGCCGAAACCGGCCATTGTCTGCCGGATGCCATTCAGATGCTGACGCCCTGCACCGCCGGCAACGGCTGGCTCAAGGTGATGGATCTGGGCCGGTTTGCCCTGGCCTTGTATGACAAGTACAGCGGCATCGGCGTGCGCGTGTTTATCCATACCCACAAAGTGGCCGCCTGGAAAGAGATCGACAGTTGGTTTTTCAAGCGCAAACCCAAGGCCGAACAGGATAGTGGCGCATTGTTGCGAGAGATCCGACAGGCCGGTGAAAAAATTCTGCAAATGGAGACCATCCGCGTTCAACCGCGGCTGATGGTCAAAGATTCGGTTGGAACCAGGGGGATTTGCCCGCAATGCGGTGAGTCCTATCCGCTGAAGCACGGATCGGCTTGCCGGGCGTGCCAGGGTTTGTCCCCTTACACGACGGCCTGA